The genomic region AAAAGAGGGTAGTGAATACGCTCAATTTGTATCAGATCCACTTTCTAATACATTTAATTTAAGAGCTGGGTCAAAGAATTATGTCAATGTAGATGTGATTTGTTTTGATGACCGTGATGTGAACCTATATGGATATCAATTCTTCGATATCAATCCTGTTCCGCTTTATGAATTCTGCGTATTTGCCAACTATTGTACAGATGCTGGTAGACATTACACTGCAGATTATACCTTCGCAATTTACGAGTACGATGCCGAGGCAGAGGATGGTAAAGGTGAAATGATCTACGAAGGATTATCTCCAGAAACCGGAAATGACGATGGTACTTATTGGGCAGATCCACTTTGTGTGGTAATTCCTGGACCAGGCGATGTAGCTTCAGATCAACCTTACCTGGTATTTGAAGCAACCTTATCAGATTGGGATGGATATTATACCGCAGAGGAAGATGATGAGTCCGTAATTACAGAAACACTTTCATGGGATATGATCCAGATGTTGTTTGACGAGGATGGAAGCGATGAAACTACAGAATACTGGCACATTTTCTTTAACTGTGCGTCAGATGATGGTCCTGTATGCGATATAAATGATCCTGAGGCAGATTGTGATAATGACGGAATTCCGAATGGAGAGGACAACTGTCCACAAACTTCGAACGAAGATCAGGCTGATTTTGATGAAGACGGTTTAGGAGATGTATGTGATCCGGATATTGATAATGACGGTGTTCCAAATGATGAAGATGATTGTGACATGCAAGTTCCAGATGTAGATGAAGATGGAGATGGATGTGAAGATATAGATCCTGGATGTGATCCTGAAGATGCTGCAGCAGATTGTGATAATGATGGTATTCCTAATGGAGAAGACAATTGTCCGGCTATTTCAAATAGCGATCAGGCCGACTTTGATGAAGACGGTATGGGTGACGCATGTGATCCTGATATAGATAACGATGGAGTTCCTAATGCTGAGGATGATTGTGATTTTGAAGTTCCTGTTGTTGATGAAGACGGAGATGGTTGCGAGGATGAGGCTGGGAGTGATTGTGAGTGGACCATAACAGATCCTGGAACAAATTGCTTTAGAGCTACTTTAAATGGTGAAGGAGATTCATTTGTTGAAATTACTCTCGATACCGGTGTTCCACTATTTGAAGAAGGTGAAATTGTTGCTGCCGGAACATTTGGAATTACTTTGACCGGTAGTGGTCTAGAGTATAATTTTGATACTGGTACGGCTACTGTTCCTCAATATAATATTCAGGTAACAGATTCATCTGGTGGCGCTATAGCATGCTCTGACCAGGATGATGACAATAATATTGTGGAAGGATCATTCACTTATCCTATCTACGTAAGAGTTGCGGCTAACATTTGTGAGCCTAATTAAATTAAAGAAATTAACCCGACTGAATTATTTGACCGGGGGGTGACTAATTTTGCGGGTTAAATACTCATTCCTTTGTGGAATGTGTGGAGCTGTCCGGATCTTTCCGGACAGCTTTTTTATTTCAATAAAAAGATTGATTATTTCTAAAAAGTTATATGTTTAAATCTGTCAGTGAATAATTTAAGTTCATTTTAAACCATGTTTTTTTAATCTAAGTATTGTGAAATCTAATGGTTTCAGTCGTTCTTTTAATTTTAAAATAAGTCGATTCTCAATTACCCAAATCTTGAGTTGAACTTAATTTTTAGAATTGTGTAAGAATTTGATTGTTAAAATTTTAGCAGAATATTTAGTTAATTTTTTTGGAATAGACTTTGTAATTCACTGACCGAATTAGAAAAACTAAAACAATTTTTAAACGCAAAACAAAAGACCTACTTATGAGAAAATTGAAATTATTCTTCTGGCTACCTGTTCTATCTATAATGGCATGTAGCGATGACCCCGTATCAGAAGAAGTTCAAGTAGAAAATGAAAACCAAATCGAAACCTCAAATTCAAAAGATCCTCTAGTAGAGATAGCATACCCAGATTCAAAAGGTGCTGTTACTGATATTTATTATACTGGTGTGAAAATGCCTGTAGAAAATATTGACGGGAAGTATATTTACCAGGGTGATATCATTATTCCAAGAGGGAAAGCCTCTAAAAGTCCCGTAAAGCTGGTATATGAGAAGGGTGAAAAAGCACCTGAAAACAAAAGTGTAGGACGTACTTCTGCATATTGGACAGACAACACTGTATACTACGAAATTGACGGAAGTTTACCAGACAAAGACCGTGTTTATGACGCAATTAGTCACTGGGAAGCGAATACAAACCTGGAATTTGTAAAACGTTCTGGGCAGTCAAATTATATTTATTTCACTCCAGGTTCTGGTTGTTCCTCTTACGTGGGAATGATAGGTGGTAAGCAAAATATCACCCTTGCTTCAGCTTGTTCAACTGGTAATACAATACATGAAATTGGACATGCTGTTGGTTTATGGCACGAACAAAGTCGTGCAGACAGAGATAACCACGTAACAATTCACTGGAATAATATTCAGAGTGGAAGAGATTACAATTTTGAAACTTACGTGGAAGCAGGTTATGATGGTAAAGAATTCACTACAAGCCTTGACTTTGGATCTATAATGATGTACAGTCCTTATTCTTTTTCAAGTAATGGAGAACCTACCATAACTAAAAAAGATGGTTCATTATACAGTGCTCAAAGAAGTTCTTTATCTAGTGGAGATATCAAGGGAGCAAATTCCATGTATTCTGCTGATGGTGGTGGATCTGGTGGTGAATATGTTAACGGTGAATATTACACAATCGAGGGTCTTAGAGTTCTAAGAAACTGGGATAGATGGTACTATTATTCCTCTAGAGGTTGGCGAGAAGTCGAATTGAGAGATGGAACTTGGTATTATGTTTTTGAATAATATTTATTAAAAAGACTCGGTATTTATACCGAGTCTTTTTTGTGTAAATAAAATGTTAATGCCACACTCAATGGGGATTATTTACACAGTTAAATTTTTAACAGTCTTAAATACCGAATTTTAGGATTTCCGACGAAAGACAAAATTAATCGATTAATAACCGTAATTTTTCCAGCAGTTCAGAATAGCCCCAATCTATTTAAATCTGCCATTTTTTAACTTAACAACTTACTTATGAAAAATCTAAAGTACCTTTTAGTAATTCCATTTCTTATTTTAATTGCCTGCAGCGAAGATGAAGTTTCTGAATCTATCAATTCAGAGAATGAAATTCAATCGTATTTCATCGACGATCTAACTGAAATCGCATTTCCAGGTAAGGAAGGAGTGGTTTCAGATATTTTCTTCGCCGGTAAAAAACTTGCAGTAGAAGAGATCAATGGTAAATATATTTATCAAGGCGATATTTTTCTTCCGGAAAATAATATATCCAAAAGTCCGGTGAAATTGGTTTTGGATGCTGATGAAGATATTAATGCAATTAATAAAAGTGTAGGTCGCACAAAGTTCTTCTGGCCAGAGAATACCGTTTTTTATGAGATAGACCCAGCTTTACCTAATCAGCAACGTGTTGCAGATGCTATTAATCATTGGGAATCGAATACTGCTGTTAAATTCGTGAAACGAACTTCAGAATCTAACTATGTCTATTTTACTCCTGGTGGTGGATGCTCTTCTTATGTTGGAATGATTGGGGGAAGGCAGCCTATAACTTTGGCAGATGGTTGTTCAACTGGAAATACAATACATGAGATTGGGCATGCAGTAGGCTTATGGCATGAGCAGAGTAGAGCAGATCGTGACCAAACTATTTCAGTTCACTTCGATAATATTATTTCTGGACGTGAGCATAATTTCTATACTTATGAAGAAGCAGGATGGGATGGAGCAGAATATACTGCGGGACTGGATCTTGGATCTATAATGATGTATAGTCCTTATTCCTTTTCAGCAAACGGTCAACCTACGATTACTAAAAAAGATGGTTCTCTTTATTCTGCGCAAAGAGCAGGTCTATCTTCTGGTGATATTGAAGGAATTAGTGTGTTGTATCCGGAAGCTGTAACTGAGCCGGAGCCAACAGAGCCAGAGCCAACAGAGCCAGAGCCGACTAATCCAGAACCAGAATATATTAATGGAGAGTATTATGTGATTGAAGGCGTGATGGTGCTAAGAAAAGATGATACCTGGTGGGTAGAAAAAGGAAAAAACCTCAAAGAAGTAGAGTTGATTGATGGTAGATGGAGACTGGTGAAATAAAATATTTAATTTTTCAAAGAGAAAGACCGGCAAGTGCCGGTCTTTTTATTTCTTATTCAGTTCATCAAGTTTTTCATCTGAAAATTGAATTATGTCTTCAAAGAATTTCTCAAATTCAGCTTTAAATTCTGGGTAATATTCTTTGAGCTCTCTGGTAGCTTCATTCATATTAGATTTTCTTCCAGTCCTGCGATTCATTCCTGAAAGAACTTTTTCAATGCCCTCAATACTAGCATAACTTAAGAGCCAATTGTCCTTTATCATGTAAGGGAGAAAATTTTTGACTCGCCCAGGAAGTACTTCAAAATTTTCATTTAATAGTTTATAAAAATCCAGGGTGTATTTTTCTAACGGCACTTCAGAATAATTTCTCCAGTTTGCGGCTAAAAAGTGATCATAAAAAATATCTACTATAATGCCACTATAATGACTATAACTGGAAAACAGGCGCTGCGTGCTTTGCCTGAAAACCGGATGCGTATCTGTATAATAATCGATCGCTCTGTGAAGTACAATTCCTTTTTGCAACTCTTTAGGGTACTTTAAATATTTCTTTCCCTTTATAGAGTCT from Gramella sp. MT6 harbors:
- a CDS encoding thrombospondin type 3 repeat-containing protein; translated protein: MRLLKNYMAFFALIALLFSSCSKDETVNVDGDVADNAASIYFGPVLADLGNQFSRQQEQDIPECSTDDPAYAQIKLTYGEDDTPVEVVVEILQDDQGLFTAYDDALEIPIPSGETTVSVTLTDFVVWNDVDGAPGMPIWVAPKEGSEYAQFVSDPLSNTFNLRAGSKNYVNVDVICFDDRDVNLYGYQFFDINPVPLYEFCVFANYCTDAGRHYTADYTFAIYEYDAEAEDGKGEMIYEGLSPETGNDDGTYWADPLCVVIPGPGDVASDQPYLVFEATLSDWDGYYTAEEDDESVITETLSWDMIQMLFDEDGSDETTEYWHIFFNCASDDGPVCDINDPEADCDNDGIPNGEDNCPQTSNEDQADFDEDGLGDVCDPDIDNDGVPNDEDDCDMQVPDVDEDGDGCEDIDPGCDPEDAAADCDNDGIPNGEDNCPAISNSDQADFDEDGMGDACDPDIDNDGVPNAEDDCDFEVPVVDEDGDGCEDEAGSDCEWTITDPGTNCFRATLNGEGDSFVEITLDTGVPLFEEGEIVAAGTFGITLTGSGLEYNFDTGTATVPQYNIQVTDSSGGAIACSDQDDDNNIVEGSFTYPIYVRVAANICEPN
- a CDS encoding M12 family metallopeptidase encodes the protein MRKLKLFFWLPVLSIMACSDDPVSEEVQVENENQIETSNSKDPLVEIAYPDSKGAVTDIYYTGVKMPVENIDGKYIYQGDIIIPRGKASKSPVKLVYEKGEKAPENKSVGRTSAYWTDNTVYYEIDGSLPDKDRVYDAISHWEANTNLEFVKRSGQSNYIYFTPGSGCSSYVGMIGGKQNITLASACSTGNTIHEIGHAVGLWHEQSRADRDNHVTIHWNNIQSGRDYNFETYVEAGYDGKEFTTSLDFGSIMMYSPYSFSSNGEPTITKKDGSLYSAQRSSLSSGDIKGANSMYSADGGGSGGEYVNGEYYTIEGLRVLRNWDRWYYYSSRGWREVELRDGTWYYVFE
- a CDS encoding M12 family metallopeptidase, producing the protein MKNLKYLLVIPFLILIACSEDEVSESINSENEIQSYFIDDLTEIAFPGKEGVVSDIFFAGKKLAVEEINGKYIYQGDIFLPENNISKSPVKLVLDADEDINAINKSVGRTKFFWPENTVFYEIDPALPNQQRVADAINHWESNTAVKFVKRTSESNYVYFTPGGGCSSYVGMIGGRQPITLADGCSTGNTIHEIGHAVGLWHEQSRADRDQTISVHFDNIISGREHNFYTYEEAGWDGAEYTAGLDLGSIMMYSPYSFSANGQPTITKKDGSLYSAQRAGLSSGDIEGISVLYPEAVTEPEPTEPEPTEPEPTNPEPEYINGEYYVIEGVMVLRKDDTWWVEKGKNLKEVELIDGRWRLVK
- a CDS encoding acyl carrier protein phosphodiesterase yields the protein MNFLAHIYLSGDNDQIRIGNFMADSIKGKKYLKYPKELQKGIVLHRAIDYYTDTHPVFRQSTQRLFSSYSHYSGIIVDIFYDHFLAANWRNYSEVPLEKYTLDFYKLLNENFEVLPGRVKNFLPYMIKDNWLLSYASIEGIEKVLSGMNRRTGRKSNMNEATRELKEYYPEFKAEFEKFFEDIIQFSDEKLDELNKK